The following coding sequences are from one Sesamum indicum cultivar Zhongzhi No. 13 linkage group LG11, S_indicum_v1.0, whole genome shotgun sequence window:
- the LOC105174746 gene encoding calcium-binding protein CAST, which yields FLAWKQIAPAATPLASAAALSGCARLRRIFDIFDKNHDNIISADELGQALGLLGLQTELSELKSMVQPYVQPGNHGLRYEDFEALHRSLDNAFFGLKSDAAEAVDGDADDESDLSEAFKVFDEDGDGYISARELEIVLAKLGLQEGREIGSVEMMISSVDQNQDGRVDFFEFKDMMRSVGILSPQVAARPRDTPQWIKCTSANRARKIYAQNS from the exons TTTCTGGCATGGAAACAGATAGCGCCCGCCGCAACCCCACTAGCGTCGGCCGCAGCTCTTTCAGGCTGCGCCCGCCTCCGCCGCATCTTTGACATCTTTGATAAGAACCACGACAACATCATCAGCGCAGACGAGCTGGGACAAGCGCTGGGCCTCCTCGGCCTCCAAACCGAGCTCTCCGAGTTAAAATCCATGGTTCAGCCGTATGTCCAGCCTGGCAACCATGGCCTAAGATATGAAGACTTCGAGGCCCTACACCGCTCCCTAGACAACGCCTTCTTTGGGTTGAAATCAGATGCGGCAGAGGCAGTTGATGGTGATGCTGATGATGAATCCGATCTGTCGGAGGCATTCAAGGTGTTTGATGAGGATGGCGACGGCTACATATCTGCCAGGGAGTTGGAAATAGTGTTAGCAAAGTTAGGATTGCAGGAAGGGCGAGAAATTGGGAGTGTTGAAATGATGATTTCATCGGTTGATCAGAATCAGGACGGACGGGTAGATTTCTTCGAGTTCAAGGATATGATGCGCAGTGTCGGCATTC ttagTCCGCAAGTAGCTGCAAG gccaagggatacgccacaatgGATAAAGTGCACTAGTGCTAACAGAGCTAGGAAGATTTATGCTCAGAATTCATAG
- the LOC105174698 gene encoding uncharacterized protein LOC105174698 isoform X1, with protein sequence MLMLMGTEVGSNELNLTLVDDEETLSPNTLSVSTIPHEIQSCGRVLEDSETATELLPSQSSIRPLTPDSNRENAHLIHDLSSPLTLPSSPPTFSCFNFKHSNTAPVSLDGDNLQTPKETVFDPFAPAPTRFMLSPHPRKYIQGMGTNVVRRLNFIYAENLVRDINHQSSGETISDEEHLFESVYSTILDAIFSEHIKELVANQVSDPDGFRTPKFAPRLSGVAEACPGAPVKSTRSNWFIEVVFLIVSWNQLLEHQVGWKTKSRYVHESFLFPNKATGLAIAALMKYMEMV encoded by the exons ATGCTCATGCTCATGGGTACTGAAGTCGGGTCAAATGAACTGAATCTGACACTAGTGGATGATGAAGAAACCCTCTCTCCAAATACTCTCTCCGTTTCCACAATACCCCATGAAATTCAAAGTTGTGGCCGCGTTCTGGAGGACTCCGAGACTGCCACAGAGTTGTTACCATCTCAATCTTCTATACGCCCTCTCACTCCAGATTCCAACCGAGAGAATGCACATCTAATTCACGATTTATCATCCCCACTCACATTGCCTTCTTCCCCTCCCACTTTTTCTTGCTTCAATTTTAAGCATAGCAACACTGCTCCTGTTTCTCTGGATGGTGATAATCTACAAACCCCAAAAGAGACTGTCTTTGACCCCTTTGCTCCAGCTCCCACCAGATTTATGCTTTCTCCTCACCCTAGGAAATATATCCAGGGAATGGGAACCAATGTTGTACGTCGTCTCAACTTCATATATGCTGAAAATTTGGTTAGAGATATTAATCATCAATCAAGTGGAGAGACAATATCTGATGAAGAACATTTATTTGAGAGTGTCTACAGCACTATACTGGACGCTATTTTTTCAGAGCACATCAAGGAACTTGTTGCCAATCAGGTTTCAGATCCAGATGGATTCAGGACGCCTAAATTTGCACCACGACTCAGTGGGGTTGCTGAAGCATGTCCTGGAGCTCCAGTGAAGTCCACAA GGTCCAATTGGTTCATAGAAGTAGTATTCTTAATTGTGAGTTGGAACCAGTTGCTCGAGCACCAAGTGGGTTGGAAGACGAAAAGCAGATATGTACATGAAAGCTTCCTCTTCCCAAATAAAGCAACTGGTTTGGCGATTGCAGCGCTGATGAAATACATGGAAATGGTATAA
- the LOC105174698 gene encoding uncharacterized protein LOC105174698 isoform X2 encodes MLMLMGTEVGSNELNLTLVDDEETLSPNTLSVSTIPHEIQSCGRVLEDSETATELLPSQSSIRPLTPDSNRENAHLIHDLSSPLTLPSSPPTFSCFNFKHSNTAPVSLDGDNLQTPKETVFDPFAPAPTRFMLSPHPRKYIQGMGTNVVRRLNFIYAENLVRDINHQSSGETISDEEHLFESVYSTILDAIFSEHIKELVANQVSDPDGFRTPKFAPRLSGVAEACPGAPVKSTISNFF; translated from the exons ATGCTCATGCTCATGGGTACTGAAGTCGGGTCAAATGAACTGAATCTGACACTAGTGGATGATGAAGAAACCCTCTCTCCAAATACTCTCTCCGTTTCCACAATACCCCATGAAATTCAAAGTTGTGGCCGCGTTCTGGAGGACTCCGAGACTGCCACAGAGTTGTTACCATCTCAATCTTCTATACGCCCTCTCACTCCAGATTCCAACCGAGAGAATGCACATCTAATTCACGATTTATCATCCCCACTCACATTGCCTTCTTCCCCTCCCACTTTTTCTTGCTTCAATTTTAAGCATAGCAACACTGCTCCTGTTTCTCTGGATGGTGATAATCTACAAACCCCAAAAGAGACTGTCTTTGACCCCTTTGCTCCAGCTCCCACCAGATTTATGCTTTCTCCTCACCCTAGGAAATATATCCAGGGAATGGGAACCAATGTTGTACGTCGTCTCAACTTCATATATGCTGAAAATTTGGTTAGAGATATTAATCATCAATCAAGTGGAGAGACAATATCTGATGAAGAACATTTATTTGAGAGTGTCTACAGCACTATACTGGACGCTATTTTTTCAGAGCACATCAAGGAACTTGTTGCCAATCAGGTTTCAGATCCAGATGGATTCAGGACGCCTAAATTTGCACCACGACTCAGTGGGGTTGCTGAAGCATGTCCTGGAGCTCCAGTGAAGTCCACAA TCTCCAATTTCTTTTGA